A genomic stretch from Sphingomonas faeni includes:
- a CDS encoding efflux RND transporter periplasmic adaptor subunit produces the protein MQQLNLKGSVALFALALLSACGKEQAPPPPPTPTVGVVTVGEESVVLTSELPGRIAAVETSEVRPQVSGVVRDRLFTEGAMVSKGQVLYAIEDAPYRAALASAQGQLGAAQSQINATRLQAQRYGQLVALNAVSKQEADNATASAQQARANVAAQQAAVQSARVNLGFTRIKAPISGRIGRSLVTVGALVQTGQTDPLATIQRTNTVYVDVVQSAAQLLDLKQAMATGGVTRGDGSARVQLILPNGQTYPIEGRLQFAEVTVDQTTGAVTLRASFPNPNGLLLPGMYVRAKLVEGTRRQAIMAPTAGITRDPRGGATALVVNAQNKVEQRNVTTDRVIGDKWIVTSGLKPGDKLIVEGLLNLRPGSTVKPAAPQQVGKPAGAPGAAPGGGDASGATSNNSAQAGK, from the coding sequence ATGCAGCAATTGAACCTCAAGGGATCGGTGGCGCTCTTCGCGCTCGCCCTGCTGTCGGCTTGCGGCAAGGAGCAGGCTCCGCCGCCCCCGCCCACGCCGACCGTCGGCGTCGTTACCGTCGGCGAGGAGTCGGTCGTCCTCACCTCCGAACTTCCCGGCCGTATCGCCGCCGTGGAGACTTCGGAAGTGCGTCCGCAGGTCAGCGGCGTGGTCCGCGATCGCCTGTTCACCGAGGGCGCAATGGTCAGCAAGGGCCAGGTTCTCTACGCGATCGAGGACGCGCCCTACCGGGCCGCGCTCGCCAGTGCGCAGGGCCAGCTCGGCGCGGCACAATCGCAGATCAACGCGACCCGCCTCCAGGCTCAGCGCTACGGCCAGCTCGTCGCGCTCAACGCGGTCAGCAAGCAGGAAGCGGACAACGCCACTGCCTCCGCACAACAGGCTCGCGCCAATGTTGCAGCGCAGCAGGCGGCGGTCCAGTCGGCGCGCGTCAACCTCGGCTTTACGCGCATCAAGGCGCCGATCTCGGGCCGCATCGGTCGTTCGCTCGTGACCGTCGGCGCGCTGGTCCAGACCGGCCAGACCGACCCCCTCGCGACGATCCAGCGTACCAACACCGTCTATGTCGACGTCGTCCAGTCGGCAGCACAGCTGCTCGATCTCAAGCAGGCGATGGCGACCGGCGGCGTGACGCGCGGCGACGGCAGCGCGCGCGTCCAGCTGATCCTTCCGAACGGCCAGACCTATCCGATCGAGGGTCGCCTCCAGTTCGCCGAAGTCACCGTCGACCAGACCACCGGCGCGGTAACGTTGCGCGCGAGCTTCCCGAACCCCAACGGTCTGTTGCTGCCGGGCATGTATGTCCGCGCCAAGCTGGTCGAGGGCACGCGTCGCCAGGCGATCATGGCGCCCACCGCGGGCATCACGCGCGATCCGCGCGGCGGTGCGACCGCACTGGTCGTCAACGCGCAAAACAAGGTCGAGCAGCGTAACGTTACCACCGACCGCGTGATCGGCGACAAGTGGATCGTCACCAGCGGCCTGAAGCCCGGCGACAAGCTGATCGTCGAGGGCCTGCTCAACCTGCGTCCCGGCTCGACCGTGAAGCCCGCTGCCCCGCAGCAGGTCGGAAAGCCCGCCGGTGCGCCCGGCGCGGCACCCGGAGGCGGCGACGCGTCCGGTGCGACCAGCAACAATTCCGCGCAGGCCGGGAAGTAA